A single region of the Mycobacterium lentiflavum genome encodes:
- a CDS encoding DUF732 domain-containing protein, with translation MPSPRWLARLSAPLIVGAALVTTATVAAADTADTNFLAQMRTLGFTWPPNEDADILFMAHHICADRWNGWSSQQIADDIHNTLGPRGINFGDTTAMVNLAVSTYCP, from the coding sequence ATGCCGTCACCTCGCTGGCTGGCCAGACTTTCCGCGCCGCTCATCGTTGGCGCCGCCCTGGTCACGACCGCTACGGTCGCGGCCGCCGACACCGCCGACACCAACTTCCTCGCCCAAATGCGCACCCTGGGATTCACCTGGCCGCCGAATGAGGACGCCGACATCCTCTTTATGGCGCACCACATTTGCGCCGACCGGTGGAACGGCTGGTCGTCACAACAGATTGCCGACGACATCCACAACACCCTGGGCCCGCGCGGTATCAACTTCGGCGACACCACCGCCATGGTGAACCTCGCGGTATCGACGTACTGCCCCTAG
- the pstA gene encoding phosphate ABC transporter permease PstA encodes MSTETLREPVKATVVEPVSMRRKIKNHIATTLFFTSFGVALVPLVWVLWVVIERGGYAVTRSNWWTHSLRGVLPEEFAGGVYHALYGTLVQAGVASLLAVPLGLMTAVLLVEYGSGRLARVTTFMVDVLAGVPSIVAALFIFSLWIATLGFQQSAFAVALALVLLMLPVVVRSTEEMLRLVPDELREASYALGVPKWKTIVRIVFPIAMPGVVSGILLAVARVIGETAPVLVLVGYSRAINLDVFHGNMASLPLLIYTELTNPEHAGFLRIWGAALTLIIIVAAINLVAAGFRFLTGRPRGESFTRA; translated from the coding sequence ATGAGCACCGAGACACTGCGTGAGCCGGTCAAAGCCACCGTAGTCGAGCCGGTCAGTATGCGGCGCAAGATCAAAAACCACATCGCGACAACGCTTTTCTTCACTTCGTTCGGTGTCGCGCTGGTGCCGCTGGTCTGGGTGCTCTGGGTGGTGATCGAGCGGGGAGGGTATGCCGTCACCCGGTCGAATTGGTGGACCCACTCGCTGCGCGGAGTGCTGCCGGAGGAGTTCGCCGGCGGGGTTTACCACGCGCTGTATGGAACGCTGGTGCAGGCCGGCGTGGCTTCCCTGCTGGCCGTGCCGCTTGGCTTGATGACGGCGGTGTTGCTGGTGGAATACGGTTCGGGACGGTTGGCGCGGGTGACCACGTTCATGGTCGACGTGCTTGCCGGAGTTCCCTCGATCGTGGCGGCACTGTTCATCTTCAGTCTGTGGATCGCCACCTTGGGTTTTCAGCAGAGCGCCTTCGCCGTGGCGCTGGCGCTGGTCCTGCTGATGTTGCCGGTCGTGGTGCGGTCCACCGAGGAGATGCTGCGGTTGGTACCCGACGAACTTCGGGAGGCCAGTTACGCGTTGGGTGTTCCCAAATGGAAAACGATTGTGCGGATTGTCTTTCCGATCGCGATGCCGGGCGTCGTATCGGGCATTCTGCTCGCCGTCGCGCGCGTGATCGGCGAAACCGCCCCGGTACTGGTCTTGGTCGGTTACAGCCGGGCTATCAACCTCGATGTCTTCCACGGCAATATGGCGTCGCTGCCGCTGCTGATCTACACCGAGCTCACCAATCCGGAGCACGCGGGCTTCCTGCGGATCTGGGGCGCGGCGCTGACGTTGATCATTATTGTGGCCGCCATCAATCTCGTTGCCGCGGGCTTCCGCTTCTTGACCGGGCGACCGCGCGGAGAGAGTTTCACCCGGGCTTGA
- the pstS gene encoding phosphate ABC transporter substrate-binding protein PstS: MKLNRFGGLVGVLAAGTFAIAGCGSDNNATGGGTTSGAPSGKVTCGGAKTLKASGSTAQANAMTRFVKAFEQACPGQTLNYTPNGSGAGVHEFTGGQTDFGGSDSPLSHDEYAAAQTRCGGSPAWNLPTVFGPIAVTFNINGVSSLNVDGPTLAKIFNGGITMWNDPAIQAINAGATLPSEPIHVVFRSDESGTTDNFQKYLDAASNGGWGKGAGKKFNGGVGEGAKGNDGTSAAVKSTEGSITYNEWSFAQGQHLNMAKVVTSAGPDPVAISSDSVGKTIAGAAIVGQGNDLVLDTISFYRPKQSGAYPIVLATYEVVCSKYPDSQVGSAVKAFLQSTIGPGQNGLADNGYIPIPDAFGSRLSAAVNAIT; encoded by the coding sequence TTGAAACTCAACCGGTTTGGCGGCTTGGTCGGGGTGCTGGCTGCTGGAACATTCGCTATCGCGGGATGTGGCAGCGACAACAACGCGACCGGCGGCGGTACCACATCGGGTGCGCCGTCGGGCAAGGTGACCTGCGGTGGCGCCAAGACGCTGAAGGCCAGCGGTTCGACAGCCCAGGCGAACGCGATGACGCGCTTCGTCAAGGCGTTCGAACAGGCCTGCCCGGGTCAGACATTGAACTACACGCCCAACGGCTCGGGTGCCGGCGTCCACGAATTCACAGGCGGTCAAACCGATTTCGGCGGATCGGACTCGCCGTTGAGCCACGATGAGTACGCGGCGGCGCAAACGCGCTGCGGCGGGTCGCCGGCGTGGAACCTGCCTACGGTGTTCGGCCCGATCGCGGTCACTTTCAACATCAACGGGGTGTCTTCGCTGAACGTCGACGGCCCCACTCTGGCGAAGATCTTCAACGGCGGTATCACCATGTGGAACGATCCGGCGATCCAAGCGATCAACGCGGGCGCAACTTTGCCAAGCGAGCCCATTCACGTCGTGTTCCGCAGTGACGAGTCCGGGACTACGGACAACTTCCAGAAGTATCTCGACGCCGCTTCCAACGGAGGGTGGGGCAAGGGCGCTGGCAAGAAGTTCAACGGCGGTGTCGGCGAGGGCGCCAAGGGTAACGACGGCACCAGTGCGGCCGTCAAAAGCACCGAGGGGTCCATCACCTACAACGAATGGTCTTTTGCCCAGGGGCAACACCTGAACATGGCCAAGGTCGTCACGTCGGCGGGACCGGATCCGGTGGCGATCAGCAGCGACTCGGTGGGCAAAACGATCGCCGGGGCCGCGATCGTCGGGCAGGGCAACGACCTGGTCCTCGATACGATTTCGTTCTACCGGCCGAAACAGTCGGGCGCGTACCCGATCGTGTTGGCGACGTATGAGGTTGTCTGCTCGAAGTACCCCGACTCCCAGGTCGGCTCGGCAGTCAAGGCGTTCCTGCAGAGCACCATCGGTCCCGGCCAGAATGGTTTGGCGGACAACGGATACATCCCGATTCCGGACGCGTTCGGATCGAGGCTGTCGGCTGCCGTCAACGCGATCACGTGA
- a CDS encoding Ku protein: protein MRSIWKGSIAFGLVNVPVKVYSATEDHDIKFHQVHAKDNGRIRYQRVCELDGEVVEYRDIARAYESDDGQMVVITDDDISTLPEERSREIEVLEFVPAADVDPMMFDRSYFLEPDSKSSKSYVLLAKTLAETDRMAIVHFTLRNKTRLAALRVKDFGKRDVMVVHTLLWPDEIRDPDFPVLDKKVEIKPAELKMAGQVVESMAEDFNPDRYRDTYQEQLQELVDAKLEGGEAFTAEEKPKELDETEDVSDLLAKLEASVKARSGDGKAPAKKTAAKKAPAKKTAAKKAPAKKSPAKAASRS from the coding sequence ATGCGCTCCATCTGGAAGGGTTCGATCGCGTTCGGGCTCGTCAACGTGCCGGTCAAGGTATACAGCGCGACCGAGGACCACGACATCAAGTTCCATCAGGTGCACGCCAAGGACAACGGCCGCATCCGCTACCAGCGGGTGTGCGAGCTGGATGGCGAGGTCGTCGAATACCGGGACATCGCTCGTGCCTACGAATCCGACGACGGGCAGATGGTGGTGATCACCGACGACGACATCTCCACGCTGCCCGAAGAACGCAGCCGCGAAATCGAGGTGCTGGAGTTCGTCCCGGCCGCCGACGTCGACCCGATGATGTTCGATCGCAGTTATTTCCTCGAGCCGGACTCCAAGTCGTCCAAATCGTATGTACTGCTGGCCAAGACACTGGCCGAGACCGACCGCATGGCAATCGTTCATTTCACGCTACGCAACAAGACCCGGCTCGCGGCGTTGCGGGTCAAGGACTTTGGCAAGCGTGACGTTATGGTGGTCCACACCTTGTTGTGGCCGGACGAGATTCGCGATCCCGACTTCCCGGTACTGGACAAGAAGGTCGAGATCAAGCCAGCAGAGCTGAAGATGGCCGGGCAGGTGGTCGAGTCGATGGCCGAGGACTTCAATCCAGACCGCTACCGAGACACCTACCAGGAGCAGCTGCAGGAGCTCGTCGATGCGAAACTTGAAGGCGGAGAGGCATTTACCGCCGAGGAGAAGCCCAAAGAGCTGGACGAGACCGAAGACGTATCCGATTTGCTCGCCAAGCTGGAGGCCAGCGTGAAGGCGCGCTCCGGCGACGGAAAGGCGCCGGCGAAGAAGACGGCCGCCAAGAAAGCGCCCGCCAAAAAGACTGCCGCGAAGAAGGCGCCGGCCAAGAAGTCGCCCGCTAAAGCGGCGTCACGATCCTGA
- a CDS encoding LLM class F420-dependent oxidoreductase, producing the protein MLVAKDFRFGMSMRFYKSREALLEKAKRAEDCGFDILCVPDHLGAAAPFPTLTAVAMVTTTLRLSMYVLNSAFYKPALLSRDMQGLDLLSDGRLEIGLGTGYVREEFEAAEIPYPSAGARVDYLEHMTKYLKEHHPSTPLIIAGNGDRVLRIAARNADIIGLTGSKVNDVEDPFAERIDFVRKAAGDRFDSLELNLAITAMPRDGETEPDLKLTRAYAPELSDAEILSQPSVLSGSPAEIADTLRGYREKYGVSSFTVQDNNIANFSKVIAELR; encoded by the coding sequence TTGTTGGTGGCCAAGGATTTTCGATTTGGCATGAGCATGCGGTTCTACAAGTCGCGCGAGGCGCTCCTCGAGAAGGCCAAACGCGCTGAGGACTGCGGGTTCGACATTCTTTGTGTGCCTGACCATTTGGGTGCCGCTGCGCCCTTTCCCACCCTGACCGCGGTCGCGATGGTCACCACCACACTGCGGCTGAGCATGTATGTGCTCAACTCCGCGTTCTACAAGCCGGCGCTGCTCAGCCGGGACATGCAAGGCCTGGACTTACTCAGCGACGGCCGGCTCGAGATCGGGCTTGGCACCGGCTACGTCCGGGAAGAGTTCGAAGCCGCGGAGATCCCCTACCCCAGCGCCGGTGCGCGGGTCGACTACCTCGAGCACATGACGAAGTACTTGAAGGAGCACCACCCCTCGACACCGCTGATCATCGCCGGCAACGGGGACCGCGTGCTGCGGATCGCGGCCCGCAACGCCGACATCATCGGACTGACCGGCTCGAAGGTCAACGACGTCGAGGACCCGTTCGCCGAACGAATTGACTTCGTCCGCAAGGCCGCCGGCGATCGGTTCGACTCCCTCGAACTCAATCTGGCGATCACGGCGATGCCACGCGACGGCGAGACCGAGCCCGACCTCAAGCTCACCCGCGCCTACGCACCGGAGCTCTCCGATGCGGAGATCCTGTCCCAGCCGTCGGTGCTCAGCGGTTCGCCCGCCGAGATCGCCGACACGCTGCGCGGCTACCGGGAGAAGTACGGAGTGTCCTCCTTCACCGTGCAGGACAACAACATCGCCAACTTCTCGAAGGTGATCGCCGAGCTGCGCTGA
- a CDS encoding NAD(P)H-dependent amine dehydrogenase family protein, which produces MPIPVVQLGTGNVGIHALRALITNPEFELRGVWVSSDAKAGKDAAELAGLPDSTGVLASTDLDAVLATGPQCAVYNALADNRLPEALEDYRRVLAAGINVVGSGPVFLQYPWEVIPEDLIKPLEDAAREGNSSLFVNGIDPGFANDLIPLALAGTCQSIQQIRCMEIVDYATYDSAAVMFDVMGFGKPMDDLPMLLQPGVLSLAWGSVIRQIAAGLGITLDAVTQEYVRIPAPEDFDVASGHIAKGTAAALRFEVFGMVDGKPAVVLEHVTRLRPDLQPEWPQPAQEGGSYRIEITGEPSYAVDICLGSPNGDHNHAGLVATAMRVVNAIPAVVAAAPGIVTTLDLPLVTGKGLYLPG; this is translated from the coding sequence ATGCCCATCCCCGTCGTCCAGTTGGGCACCGGCAATGTCGGTATCCACGCACTGCGAGCGCTCATCACCAACCCCGAATTCGAACTGCGCGGCGTCTGGGTCTCGTCCGACGCCAAGGCCGGCAAGGACGCGGCAGAGCTTGCCGGACTTCCGGATTCGACCGGCGTGCTGGCCAGCACCGACCTCGACGCCGTGCTTGCCACCGGGCCACAGTGCGCGGTGTACAACGCACTGGCCGACAACCGACTGCCCGAGGCGCTCGAGGACTACCGGCGCGTCCTGGCGGCCGGTATCAACGTCGTCGGCAGCGGCCCGGTCTTTTTGCAGTACCCGTGGGAGGTGATTCCGGAGGATCTCATCAAGCCGCTGGAAGATGCTGCCCGCGAAGGTAATTCGAGCCTGTTCGTCAACGGCATCGACCCCGGCTTCGCCAACGACCTGATACCGCTGGCGCTGGCCGGCACCTGTCAGAGCATCCAGCAGATCCGATGCATGGAGATCGTCGACTACGCGACCTACGACAGCGCCGCGGTGATGTTCGACGTCATGGGATTCGGTAAGCCGATGGACGACCTCCCGATGCTGCTGCAGCCCGGCGTGCTGAGCTTGGCGTGGGGGTCGGTGATCCGGCAGATCGCGGCGGGCCTGGGCATCACGCTCGACGCCGTCACTCAGGAGTACGTCCGGATTCCAGCGCCCGAGGATTTCGACGTCGCGTCGGGGCATATCGCCAAGGGCACCGCCGCCGCGCTGCGCTTCGAGGTGTTCGGCATGGTCGACGGCAAGCCCGCTGTGGTCCTGGAACACGTCACCCGGCTGCGCCCCGACCTGCAGCCCGAGTGGCCGCAGCCCGCCCAGGAGGGCGGTTCGTATCGCATCGAGATCACCGGCGAACCCTCGTACGCCGTCGACATCTGCCTGGGCAGCCCGAACGGCGACCACAACCACGCCGGACTGGTGGCCACCGCGATGCGGGTGGTCAACGCGATCCCGGCGGTGGTGGCCGCCGCGCCGGGAATCGTGACGACCCTCGACCTGCCGCTGGTCACGGGCAAGGGGCTCTACCTGCCCGGCTGA
- the pstS gene encoding phosphate ABC transporter substrate-binding protein PstS, producing MRINRFGAVLCVLATAAVMSSACANDDNAVGEKTTTPAAPVKVVCGGKPKLKASGSTAQANAMTRFVKAYEQACPGHTVNYTSNGSGAGIGEFTSNQTDFAGSDSTLSPGEYGDAQRRCGSPAWQLPVVIGPIAITYNVDGLTSLTLDGQTAARIFNGGITRWNDHAIQELNPGVSLPAEPIQVVFRSDESGTTDNFQKYLDAAAQGAWGRGAGKKFNGGVGEGAKGNDGTSAAVKANDGSISYNEWSFAQAQHLGTAKIVTSAGPDPVAISAESVGKTIAGASIVGQSNDLALDTISFYRPNHPGAYPIVLVTYEVVCSRYPDPEVGAAVRAFLQSTIGAGQNGLGDNGYVRVPDTFIFRLSVAVNAVS from the coding sequence TTGAGAATCAACCGATTTGGTGCCGTCCTGTGCGTTCTAGCCACTGCTGCGGTGATGTCGTCGGCGTGTGCCAACGACGACAACGCGGTCGGTGAGAAGACGACCACACCGGCGGCGCCGGTGAAGGTGGTCTGCGGCGGCAAACCAAAACTCAAGGCCAGCGGGTCCACAGCCCAGGCCAACGCCATGACGCGGTTCGTCAAGGCGTACGAGCAGGCGTGCCCGGGCCACACGGTGAATTACACATCCAACGGCTCAGGTGCCGGAATCGGCGAATTCACGAGCAATCAAACCGATTTCGCGGGCTCAGACTCGACGCTGTCGCCCGGCGAGTACGGCGACGCACAACGTCGCTGCGGCTCGCCGGCGTGGCAGCTGCCGGTGGTGATCGGGCCGATCGCGATCACCTACAACGTCGACGGGTTGACGTCGCTGACCCTCGATGGTCAGACCGCGGCCAGGATCTTCAACGGCGGCATCACCAGGTGGAATGATCACGCCATCCAGGAACTCAACCCCGGCGTCAGCCTGCCCGCCGAGCCGATTCAGGTCGTGTTCCGCAGTGACGAGTCGGGGACCACGGACAACTTCCAGAAGTATCTCGACGCCGCTGCCCAGGGCGCATGGGGCAGGGGCGCGGGGAAGAAGTTCAATGGCGGAGTCGGCGAGGGCGCCAAGGGCAACGACGGCACCAGCGCGGCGGTCAAGGCCAACGACGGGTCGATCTCCTACAACGAGTGGTCATTCGCGCAAGCGCAACACCTGGGCACGGCCAAGATCGTCACGTCGGCGGGGCCGGATCCGGTGGCGATCAGCGCCGAGTCCGTGGGCAAGACGATTGCCGGAGCCTCCATTGTCGGGCAGAGCAACGACTTGGCGCTTGACACGATTTCGTTTTATCGCCCGAATCACCCGGGCGCGTACCCGATCGTCTTGGTGACCTACGAGGTTGTCTGCTCGAGGTATCCCGATCCCGAGGTCGGTGCGGCGGTGCGGGCGTTCCTGCAGAGCACCATCGGTGCTGGCCAGAATGGCTTGGGGGACAACGGATATGTTCGCGTTCCGGATACATTCATATTCCGTTTATCGGTTGCCGTCAACGCGGTCTCGTGA
- the pstC gene encoding phosphate ABC transporter permease subunit PstC, which produces MSPPATQPVPGAVNRRVVRRGDQIFKSVAAAAGSTIVIAIALIAIFLLIRAIPALQANHANFFTSNEFDTSNPAKLAFGIHDLLMVTVLSATSALVVAVPVAIGIAVFLTQYAPPRLARPFAAMVDLLAAVPSIIFGLWGIFVLAPKLEPVAEFLNRNLGWIFLFKQGNVSLAGGGTIFTAGIVLSVMILPIITSVSREAFRQTPRIQTEAAQALGATRWEVVRLTVLPYGRSGVVAASMLGLGRALGETVAVLIILRAGARPGNWSLFDGGYTFASKIASAASEFSEPLPTGAYISAGFALFVITFVVNAAARAIAGGKVNA; this is translated from the coding sequence GTGAGTCCGCCCGCGACACAGCCTGTCCCGGGGGCGGTGAATCGACGCGTGGTGCGGCGGGGCGACCAAATTTTCAAGTCGGTCGCCGCCGCCGCCGGCTCCACGATCGTGATCGCGATCGCGTTGATCGCGATATTTCTATTGATTCGCGCTATCCCAGCGCTGCAGGCCAACCACGCGAATTTCTTCACCAGCAACGAATTCGATACCAGCAACCCCGCGAAATTGGCCTTCGGTATCCACGACTTGCTGATGGTCACCGTGCTCAGTGCGACCAGCGCGCTGGTGGTGGCCGTGCCGGTTGCGATCGGCATCGCGGTCTTCCTCACCCAATATGCGCCGCCGCGGCTGGCGCGCCCGTTCGCCGCAATGGTTGATCTCTTGGCGGCGGTGCCCTCGATCATCTTCGGACTGTGGGGAATATTCGTGCTGGCGCCCAAACTGGAGCCGGTGGCCGAATTCCTGAATCGCAACCTGGGATGGATCTTTTTGTTCAAGCAGGGCAACGTGTCCTTGGCGGGCGGCGGGACCATCTTCACCGCCGGCATCGTGCTTTCGGTGATGATCCTGCCGATCATCACCTCGGTTTCACGAGAAGCCTTCCGCCAGACCCCGCGCATCCAGACGGAAGCGGCCCAGGCGCTGGGCGCCACCCGGTGGGAGGTGGTCCGATTGACCGTGCTGCCCTACGGTCGCAGCGGTGTGGTCGCGGCCTCGATGCTGGGGCTGGGCCGCGCGCTGGGCGAAACCGTTGCGGTGCTGATCATCTTGCGCGCGGGGGCCCGGCCCGGTAACTGGTCGTTGTTCGACGGCGGTTACACGTTTGCCTCGAAGATCGCATCCGCGGCATCCGAATTCAGCGAACCGCTGCCGACCGGGGCCTATATCTCAGCTGGGTTCGCGTTGTTCGTGATCACGTTCGTGGTCAACGCTGCCGCCCGCGCGATCGCCGGCGGGAAGGTCAACGCATGA
- a CDS encoding poly-gamma-glutamate hydrolase family protein, producing the protein MRARRHFYFAYGSNLCVRQMARRCPDATDPRPAVLPDHDWLINQRGVATIEPFAGNQVHGVLWQLCDHDLATLDSAEGVPVRYRRDELTVHTGDGPAPAWVYIDHRVTPGPPRPGYLPRIIDGAVHHGLPQRWIDYLRRWDPTHWPRPASKRSASGPGPQSLSELLMQPGVIEASALRSRFGFLAIHGGGLEEMTDVIAERAAEAAGASVYLVRHPDRYPHHLPSARFDPAESPRLAEFLEHVDVAVSLHGYGRIGRSTQLLAGGRNRVLAAHLARHIQLSGYQVVTDLDDIPLELRGLHPDNPVNRVREGGTQLELSVRVRGLSPRSPLPGSDGLSSVTSALVRGLAAAARSW; encoded by the coding sequence ATGCGGGCGCGCCGGCATTTTTACTTCGCATATGGCTCCAACCTGTGCGTAAGGCAAATGGCCCGGCGCTGTCCCGACGCCACTGATCCGCGGCCGGCGGTGCTGCCCGATCACGATTGGCTGATCAATCAGCGCGGTGTGGCGACCATCGAACCCTTCGCCGGCAATCAGGTGCACGGCGTGCTCTGGCAACTCTGCGACCATGACCTGGCCACACTGGACAGCGCCGAGGGCGTTCCGGTGCGTTATCGGCGCGACGAGTTGACCGTGCACACCGGCGACGGCCCGGCACCGGCCTGGGTCTACATCGATCACCGGGTGACCCCGGGACCGCCCCGCCCCGGCTACCTGCCGAGGATCATCGACGGCGCAGTCCATCACGGACTTCCGCAACGCTGGATCGACTACCTACGGCGTTGGGATCCCACGCACTGGCCGCGCCCGGCATCCAAGAGATCGGCGTCTGGGCCTGGGCCCCAGTCACTTTCGGAGCTGCTGATGCAGCCGGGGGTGATCGAGGCCAGTGCGCTGCGGTCCCGGTTCGGCTTCCTGGCCATCCACGGCGGCGGCCTGGAAGAGATGACCGACGTCATTGCCGAGCGCGCGGCCGAGGCCGCCGGCGCGTCGGTATACCTGGTGCGCCATCCCGACCGCTACCCGCACCACTTGCCCTCGGCACGGTTCGATCCCGCCGAATCCCCCAGGCTTGCCGAGTTTCTCGAGCATGTCGACGTTGCGGTGTCGTTGCACGGATACGGCCGCATCGGGCGCAGCACCCAACTGCTGGCCGGTGGCCGCAATCGCGTGCTGGCCGCGCACCTCGCCAGACACATTCAGCTCAGCGGTTATCAGGTCGTCACCGACCTCGACGATATCCCGCTCGAACTACGGGGGTTACATCCTGACAACCCGGTAAACCGGGTGCGCGAAGGCGGAACACAACTCGAATTGTCCGTTCGCGTCAGGGGTCTCAGTCCGCGCAGCCCGCTGCCGGGATCTGATGGCCTGTCGTCGGTCACCTCGGCCCTGGTGCGGGGCTTGGCGGCCGCGGCTCGCTCCTGGTAA
- a CDS encoding SDR family oxidoreductase yields MILDRFRLDDKVAVITGGGRGLGAAIAVAFAEAGADVLIASRTQSQLEAVAEQVRAAGRKAHIVAADLAHPEATAKLAEQAVEAFGKLDIVVNNVGGTMPNTLLTTSTKDLKDAFTFNVATAHALTIAAVPLMLEHSGGGSIINITSTMGRLAGRGFAAYATAKAALAHYTRSSALDLCPRIRVNAIAPGSILTSALDVVASNDELREPMEKVTPMRRLGDPIDIAAAAVYLASPAGNFLTGKTLEVDGGLTYPNLDIPVPDL; encoded by the coding sequence ATGATCCTTGACAGGTTCCGTCTCGACGATAAAGTCGCCGTCATCACTGGTGGCGGCCGTGGTCTCGGGGCGGCCATCGCGGTGGCGTTCGCCGAAGCCGGCGCCGATGTGCTCATCGCCTCGCGCACGCAGTCCCAACTAGAGGCCGTCGCCGAACAGGTCCGTGCCGCGGGCCGCAAAGCCCACATCGTTGCCGCCGACCTGGCCCATCCCGAGGCCACCGCGAAGCTCGCCGAACAGGCCGTCGAGGCGTTCGGGAAACTGGACATTGTTGTCAATAACGTCGGCGGCACCATGCCCAACACGCTGCTCACCACGTCGACGAAGGACCTCAAGGACGCGTTCACCTTTAACGTCGCCACGGCGCATGCGCTCACCATTGCGGCGGTGCCGCTGATGCTCGAGCACTCCGGCGGCGGCAGCATCATCAACATCACCTCGACCATGGGCCGCCTGGCCGGGCGTGGTTTCGCCGCCTATGCCACCGCCAAAGCGGCGCTGGCCCATTACACCCGGTCGTCAGCGCTGGATCTGTGCCCGCGGATCCGGGTCAACGCGATCGCGCCCGGCTCGATCCTGACCTCCGCGCTGGACGTGGTGGCCTCCAACGACGAACTGCGCGAGCCGATGGAGAAGGTGACACCCATGCGCCGCCTTGGCGATCCAATCGACATTGCCGCTGCCGCAGTGTATTTGGCGTCGCCAGCCGGCAACTTCCTGACCGGCAAGACGCTCGAGGTCGACGGTGGCCTCACCTACCCGAATCTCGACATCCCCGTCCCGGACCTGTGA
- a CDS encoding Nramp family divalent metal transporter — MAQGTRASLKTSWYLLGPAFVAAIAYVDPGNVAANVSSGAQFGYLLLWVIVAANVMAGLVQYLSAKLGLVTGRSLPAAIGKEMSRSLRITFWAQAEIVAIATDVAEVIGGAIALRILFGLPLPLGGVITGVISLLLLSIKDRRGQIIFERVITGLLLIIAVGFAASFFVATPPSDAVLGGLVPRFHGAESVLLAAAILGATVMPHAVYMHSGLVLDRHGHPASGPERRWLLRVTRVDVVLAMAVAGTVNAAMLLVAAINLQGHDDVASIDGAYGAIHHTLGPVIAVLFAVGLLASGLASSSVGAYAGAMIMQGLLHRSIPMMVRRLVTLCPAVALLAIGLDPTRSLVISQVVLSFGIPFAVLPLVRLTSNRKLMGDDTNHPITTAIGWAVAILVTLLNVVLIYLTLRGH; from the coding sequence TTGGCGCAGGGCACCAGGGCCTCGTTGAAAACAAGCTGGTATCTGCTGGGGCCGGCATTCGTCGCGGCGATCGCCTATGTCGATCCGGGAAACGTCGCGGCCAACGTCAGCTCCGGTGCGCAGTTCGGCTACCTGCTGCTGTGGGTCATCGTCGCCGCCAACGTGATGGCCGGCTTGGTGCAGTACCTTTCGGCCAAGCTCGGGCTGGTGACCGGGCGCTCGTTGCCCGCAGCGATCGGCAAGGAGATGAGCCGCTCGCTGCGGATTACCTTCTGGGCGCAGGCTGAAATCGTGGCGATAGCAACCGATGTCGCCGAAGTCATCGGTGGGGCGATCGCCCTGCGGATCCTGTTCGGTCTGCCGCTGCCGCTCGGTGGGGTCATCACCGGGGTGATTTCGTTGCTGCTGCTCTCGATCAAAGACCGCCGGGGCCAGATCATTTTCGAGCGCGTCATCACGGGCCTGCTGCTGATCATCGCGGTCGGCTTCGCGGCCAGTTTCTTCGTCGCCACGCCCCCGTCCGACGCGGTGCTCGGTGGATTGGTGCCGCGCTTCCACGGCGCCGAAAGCGTGCTGCTGGCCGCCGCCATCCTGGGGGCCACCGTGATGCCGCACGCGGTATACATGCACTCAGGTCTGGTCCTGGATCGGCATGGGCATCCCGCGTCCGGACCGGAGCGACGCTGGCTGCTACGGGTGACCCGCGTCGACGTGGTGCTGGCGATGGCCGTCGCCGGGACGGTGAACGCGGCCATGCTGCTGGTCGCCGCGATCAACCTGCAGGGCCACGACGACGTCGCGTCCATCGACGGCGCCTACGGCGCGATCCACCACACGCTGGGCCCGGTGATCGCGGTGCTGTTCGCGGTCGGGCTGCTCGCGTCCGGGTTGGCGTCGTCGTCGGTGGGCGCCTATGCCGGCGCGATGATCATGCAGGGTCTGCTGCATCGGTCGATACCGATGATGGTGCGCCGCTTGGTCACGTTGTGCCCGGCCGTGGCGCTGCTGGCCATCGGCCTCGACCCGACGCGCTCACTGGTGATCTCACAAGTCGTGCTGTCGTTCGGAATTCCGTTCGCGGTGCTGCCGCTGGTGAGACTGACCAGCAATCGCAAGCTGATGGGCGACGACACCAACCACCCGATCACGACGGCCATTGGCTGGGCGGTCGCAATACTGGTGACCCTGTTGAACGTGGTGCTGATCTACCTCACCCTGAGAGGGCACTGA